In Solanum stenotomum isolate F172 chromosome 6, ASM1918654v1, whole genome shotgun sequence, one DNA window encodes the following:
- the LOC125866711 gene encoding vacuolar protein-sorting-associated protein 33 homolog has translation MAQVPNLDNAPINLKSIRDQSQKELITILKNIRGKKCLVIDPKLGGSLSLIVQSSLLKEHGAELRHLNAEPVQTDCTKVVYLVRAQLDLMKFICSHIHNDISKGIQREYFVYFVPRRAVVCEKILEEEKIHHLLTIGEYPLYLIPLDEDVLSFELDVAYKEHLVDGDTTSLWHIAKAIHKLEFSFGLIPNVRAKGKASVRVADILNRMQSEEPVNTSEMGVPEINTIILLDREVDMITPMCSQLTYEGLLDEFLGINNGAVELDSSIMGVQQEGKKIKVPLNSSDKLFKEIRDQNFEVVVQVLRQKATSMKQDYTEMQTTNQTVSELKDFVKKLNSLPEMTRHINLGQHLTTFTSKPSFLARLDMEQTLVEAESYDICFEYIEEMIHKQEPLINVLRLLILFSITNSGLPKKNFDYLRRELLHSYGFEHIATLNNLEKSGLLKKQETKSNWITIKRALRLVVEDTDTANPNDISYVFSGYAPLSIRLVQHAIRSGWRPIEEILKLLPGPHSDIKRGGFSSSPSLDSLNGSLHNSDKVVDGRRSLVLVVFIGGVTSAEISALRFLSAQEGMAYDIIVATTKIVNGSTLTETFVEKLG, from the exons ATGGCGCAAGTTCCAAATTTGGATAATGCTCCGATAAATCTGAAATCTATAAG AGATCAATCGCAGAAAGAGCTGATTACGATTTTGAAAAAT ATTCGAGGGAAAAAGTGTTTGGTGATTGATCCTAAGCTTGGTGGTTCACTCTCTCTTATTGTACAGAGCTCACTTCTCAAG GAGCATGGGGCTGAATTGCGGCATCTTAATGCGGAACCAGTTCAAACTGATTGCACGAAAGTAGTCTATCTAGTCCGAGCCCAGCTTGACTTGATGAAGTTCATTTGTTCACACATCCATAATGATATTTCTAAAGGGATTCAAAGGGagtattttgtttattttgtccCTCGTCGTGCAGTTGTATGTGAGAAG ATTCTCGAGGAAGAAAAAATTCATCACTTGTTGACTATAGGCGAGTATCCCCTTTATCTGATTCCACTGGATGAGGATGTATTATCCTTTGAACTTGATGTTGCTTACAAA GAGCACCTAGTTGATGGTGACACTACCTCCCTGTGGCACATAGCAAAAGCTATCCACAAACTTGAG TTTTCCTTTGGACTTATTCCAAATGTGAGGGCCAAAGGGAAAGCATCAGTTCGTGTGGCTGACATTTTAAATCGGATGCAGTCGGAAGAACCAGTGAACACATCTGAG ATGGGTGTGCCTGAAATAAATACTATCATACTTTTGGACAGAGAG GTGGATATGATCACTCCAATGTGTTCACAGTTAACATATGAAGGGCTGTTGGATGAG TTTCTTGGTATCAATAATGGTGCTGTGGAACTAGATTCATCTATTATGGGTGTCCAGCAAGAAGGCAAGAAAATAAAGGTTCCCCTTAATTCAAG TGACAAATTGTTCAAAGAGATACGGGATCAGAACTTTGAAGTTGTTGTCCAG GTTCTACGTCAAAAAGCAACTTCCATGAAGCAAGATTACACAGAAATGCAGACCACG AACCAAACAGTTTCCGAATTGAAGGATTTTGTCAAAAAGCTTAACTCATTGCCAGAAATGACA AGACACATAAATCTTGGTCAACATTTAACTACGTTTACATCCAAACCTTCATTCCTTGCCCGACTTGATATGGAGCAAACTCTTGTCGAGGCTGAAAGCTATGATAT ATGCTTTGAGTACATTGAGGAGATGATCCATAAGCAGGAACCACTTATTAATGTTCTACGTCTTCTCATCTTGTTCTCAATAACAAATTCAGGGTTGCCCAAGAAGAATTTTGACTACTTGAG ACGAGAACTGCTTCACAGCTATGGTTTTGAGCATATAGCAACCTTGAATAATTTGGAGAAGTCTGGATTACTTAAAAAACAG GAGACTAAAAGCAACTGGATAACAATTAAACGTGCTCTGCGGCTTGTAGTAGAGGATACTGATACTGCTAA TCCCAACGATATCTCCTATGTCTTCTCTGGGTATGCACCTCTCAGTATTCGCCTGGTTCAACATGCAATTCGATCTGGGTG GCGACCTATTGAAGAAATATTGAAGTTGCTGCCGGGTCCACACTCAGATATTAAGAGG GGTGGATTTTCCAGTAGTCCGTCACTGGACTCATTAAACGGGTCTTTGCATAACTCAGACAA AGTTGTTGATGGAAGGCGTTCTTTGGTTCTTGTCGTTTTCATTGGTGGAGTGACATCTGCAGAGATCTCTGCTCTTCGCTTCCTGAGCGCCCAG GAAGGGATGGCATATGACATAATTGTAGCAACTACAAAAATTGTCAATGGAAGCACATTGACAGAAACATTTGTGGAGAAATTGGGATGA
- the LOC125868983 gene encoding protein FLOWERING LOCUS D-like — protein MNRRGGRSDSKQSLDQVSSGFLSNTNEEPSALVSSSSSGKVSKTLVKSSDSANRNVDSKVVRSRKSKREIVSDEAICINKESNSEALVALTAGFPSDSLKDEEIEAGVVSVVGGIEQCNYILIRNHIITKWSENVSIWLTKDMFVDVIPERCSGLLDSAYNYLLSYGYVNFGVALAIKDKIPTRPSKGRVIVIGAGLAGLAAARQLMLFGFEVIVLEGRKRAGGRVYTKKMEGGNKVATVDLGGSVLTGTLGNPLGLLARQLSYTLHTVRDQCPLYRADGKPVDKYLDKKVEAAYNELLDKASKVRQELSPVISLGEALETLRKDFSVAMNDEEMSLFNWHLANLEYANAGLLSQLSLAFWDQDDPYDMGGDHCFLPGGNGRLVHALAENVPIIFEKTVYAIRYGRDSVKVITAGQLFEGDMALCTVPLGVLKSGSITFIPELPQQKLDTIKRLGFGLLNKVALLFPYVFWDSNVDTFGHVADDSSCRGEFFLFYNYATVAGGPLLLALVAGKAAHKFERMAPTDAVTKVLQILKGIYEPQGINVPKPIQIVFTSWGSDPFSFGSYSNVAVGASGDDYDILAETVGKGRLFFAGEATTRRYPATMHGAFLTGLREAAKMAHHASVRTSHLQVEKKK, from the exons ATGAATAGAAGAGGAGGTAGATCAGACAGTAAACAATCATTGGATCAGGTATCCAGTGGTTTTCTTAGTAATACCAATGAAGAACCGTCTGCATTggtttcttcatcttcttcaggTAAAGTTAGCAAAACTCTAGTGAAAAGTTCTGATTCTGCTAATAGAAATGTTGATTCTAAAGTGGTTAGAAGTAGGAAGTCAAAAAGGGAAATTGTTTCAGATGAGGCTATTTGTATAAACAAAGAGTCAAATTCTGAGGCTTTAGTTGCGTTAACGGCTGGATTTCCGTCTGACTCGTTAAAGGATGAAGAAATTGAAGCTGGGGTTGTTAGTGTAGTTGGCGGGATAGAACAGTGTAactatattttaattaggaatcACATTATTACGAAATGGAGTGAAAATGTGTCGATTTGGCTGACGAAGGATATGTTTGTTGATGTAATACCTGAACGATGTAGTGGGTTATTAGATTCTGCATATAACTATTTGTTATCGTACGGGTATGTTAATTTTGGGGTGGCGTTGGCAATTAAGGACAAGATTCCAACTAGGCCAAGTAAGGGAAGAGTGATTGTTATTGGGGCAGGTCTTGCTGGGTTGGCGGCTGCAAGGCAACTGATGTTATTTGGATTTGAGGTAATTGTTTTAGAGGGACGAAAGCGTGCAGGTGGAAGGGTGTATACGAAAAAGATGGAAGGAGGGAATAAGGTAGCAACTGTTGACTTAGGAGGGAGTGTTTTGACAGGTACATTAGGGAATCCACTTGGTCTGTTGGCTCGACAGTTGTCGTATACACTTCATACGGTGAGAGACCAATGTCCACTCTATCGTGCTGACGGAAAGCCCGTAGACAAGTATTTGGATAAAAAAGTGGAGGCTGCTTATAATGAGCTTTTGGACAAGGCAAGCAAGGTCAGACAAGAATTATCTCCAGTTATTTCTCTGGGAGAGGCATTGGAGACTTTGCGAAAGGATTTTAGTGTTGCGATGAATGATGAGGAGATGAGCTTGTTTAATTGGCATCTAGCAAATCTGGAATATGCAAATGCAGGTTTGCTTTCACAGCTTTCTTTAGCATTTTGGGACCAAGATGACCCCTATGATATGGGAGGGGATCACTGCTTCTTGCCCGGTGGAAATGGAAGATTAGTTCATGCCCTGGCTGAAAATGTGcctattatttttgaaaaaactgtGTATGCCATTCGTTATGGTAGAGATAGTGTGAAGGTGATTACTGCGGGCCAACTATTTGAGGGAGATATGGCATTGTGCACAGTTCCTCTCGGAGTTTTGAAGAGTGGTTCTATCACGTTCATTCCAGAGTTGCCTCAGCAAAAACTTGACACAATAAAAAGACTGGGGTTTGGACTGTTAAATAAGGTTGCATTGTTATTCCCGTATGTGTTTTGGGACTCCAATGTTGATACATTTGGTCATGTTGCTGATGATTCTAGTTGTCGGGGGGAATTCTTTCTGTTCTACAATTATGCAACAGTTGCTGGTGGGCCCTTATTGTTAGCTCTAGTCGCAGGAAAAGCTGCACACAAGTTTGAGAGAATGGCTCCTACTGATGCAGTAACAAaagttcttcaaattttaaaag GTATATATGAACCACAAGGAATTAACGTCCCAAAGCCCATCCAAATTGTATTTACAAGCTGGGGTAGTGATCCGTTCAGCTTTGGTTCCTACTCCAACGTTGCTGTGGGTGCATCAGGAGATGACTATGACATTTTAGCAGAAACTGTGGGCAAAGGAAGACTTTTCTTTGCTGGTGAGGCGACTACCAGGCGCTATCCAGCCACTATGCATGGAGCATTTCTCACTGGGCTTAGAGAAGCTGCAAAGATGGCCCACCATGCTAGTGTTAGAACATCGCATTTGCaggttgagaaaaaaaaatga
- the LOC125867976 gene encoding uncharacterized protein LOC125867976 — MFSDEEHFAIKKMHVFSTVDGFVEITESLMDMIKFIANEPSAGLFYVQQHTHTAVPNLINLTSKIEGKSREVTLHTADSEDSIVMVRSMKECGFSIANEMMKNLRHSLSVVSEKQLRNGSIRRPSSSFRIGRTISWNPATWGRKTGPEQDVERNDDYISNVFKSAKEKASSFKWPQMDSIESKPSKNDEPSVTCSNDDTTLAADDSSCTRGQQR; from the exons ATGTTCAG TGATGAAGAACATTTCGCGATCAAGAAAATGCATGTGTTTTCCACAGTGGATGGCTTTGTAGAGATAACCGAGTCATTGATGGACATGATAAAGTTCATTGCAAACGAGCCCTCAGCGGGGCTTTTCTATGTTCAACAGCATACCCACACTGCAGTGCCAAACCTCATCAATCTCACTAGCAAAATTGAGGGAAAATCTCGTGAAGTGACTTTGCACACAGCAGATTCAGAGGATTCTATCGTCATGGTCAGGTCAATGAAAGAGTGTGGATTCTCAATTGCTAACGAAATGATGAAAAATCTCAGACATTCTCTATCTGTTGTGTCTGAGAAGCAGCTGAGAAATGGATCTATAAGAAGACCAAGTTCAAGTTTTCGTATAGGAAGAACTATCTCGTGGAATCCTGCTACTTGGGGTCGAAAAACAGGTCCAGAACAAGATGTTGAGAGGAATGATGATTATATTTCAAATGTTTTCAAGTCAGCAAAAGAAAAAGCTAGTAGCTTCAAATGGCCTCAGATGGATTCCATAGAATCTAAACCATCCAAGAATGATGAGCCATCTGTGACCTGTTCTAATGATGACACGACGTTAGCAGCAGATGACAGCTCTTGCACCAGAGGTCAACAACGATGA
- the LOC125867325 gene encoding uncharacterized protein LOC125867325 — protein sequence MAFSSSISLSYGKFCSGFHYNKQPILSKYFKNSHISAFSSTQNGHHLKLKVQYPRASFDSEGLPSEITEDSKFVSINAEDPKYGPPALLLLGFEVDEAAKIQQLLKEMNGEFLQVIFCTEDMISRSLWEAVNTKQTNLEASKIAKQLPRICFLSGLTGEEMMMFLDAFEESGLEDPVFAALVPNSAEKPLQELIDEIMGDHELLSAKNSS from the exons ATggctttttcttcttcaatcagCTTAAGTTATGGAAAGTTCTGTTCTGGATTTCACTATAATAAGCAAccaattttatcaaaatatttcaagaattcacatATCTCCGCCTTTTCCTCCACCCAAAATGGACACCATTTGAAGCTTAAGGTACAATATCCCAGAGCATCTTTTGATAGTGAAG GCCTTCCCTCTGAGATTACTGAAGATTCTAAGTTTGTATCTATAAACGCCGAAGACCCAAAATATGGTCCACCT GCTTTGTTGTTGCTGGGCTTTGAAGTGGACGAAGCAGCAAAG ATACAACAGCTTTTGAAGGAGATGAATGGTGAATTCCTACAG GTCATCTTTTGTACCGAAGACATGATTTCTCGCTCACTTTGGGAAGCAGTGAACACAAAACAGACCAATTTAGAAGCTTCAAAG ATTGCTAAACAGCTTCCGCGAATTTGCTTCCTGTCTGGCCTTACTGGAGAGGAGATGATGATGTTTCTTGACGCATTTGAAGAAAGTG GACTTGAAGACCCCGTCTTTGCTGCTCTTGTTCCAAACAGCGCGGAAAAGCCATTACAAGAATTAATCGATGAGATTATGGGTGATCATGAACTACTA TCTGCCAAAAATTCAAGctag